Genomic segment of Desulfobulbaceae bacterium:
AGAACAGTTCATCCTCAATGACCAGAATGGTCATTTCTCTTTCAACCATGTCCATTTCTCCTTTCCCCTACGAGAAGTTGATTGAGTAGGTACTGCAATTTTTCAACATCAAAGGGTTTCCCCATAACAGCATTCACCCCGGCATCAGAGGCCAACTGGTGGTCCTGTGCATCGTCTTGGGTTGTTACCATAATAATAGGCAGCTCTTGCTTGCCATACTTCTCTCTCACCTTTCTGGTCAGCTCAATGCCGGTGATCTCCGGCATGTTCAAGTCTGTACAAACGGCAAGGGGCTTCTCACCTTGGAGCCAGTTCAGCGCCTCTGCCGGATACTCGAAAAGCACAGGCTCATAGCCAATATCATGGAGAATTTTACGATAGATATTGAGAATCATCTTTGAATCATCAACCGCGCATATCTTGCCGTGCAATTGACTCTTTTGAGCGGCGGCAGCACGTGAGAAAATGAGTTCTGCGATGTCATCCCTACCTTGTCTTTGGAGCAACGCAACAAAGAGGCCTTTAATGTCAGGGTGAGCCTTTGTGGCAAGGTACTCACCCGCAACTTCTTGGAAAAAAGGGACTTCTATTAAGCCCATATAGAGATTTTGGGCCTTGGCATTGATCACTGCCTTAATTATTTGAGCTGCTTCGGCGTCACCTCTGCTGACCATGTTTTTGATGCCTGTCAGCAGAATTTTATCCAGATTATGATCAATGGCCTGGGCTGCAGCCAGCCTGACATCTTCCACCGGATCATTGAGGCCGCCAGCAAGGACATAGTCTCCAGTTCGGCGGGGTAGGCTTGCCAGGGCCTCATAAGCGGCAAATCGAACGTTAGCGTTTTTTGGCTGGCTGTTTATCAGGTTGCGTATTGGCTGCAGGGCGGCTTTGTCTCCGATCTCCTGCAAGAGGTTCAAAGAGTGAATCTGTAGGTCCACATCACTGATCTCCAGATTTTCTGTAAGCAGAGGAACTGCCTTTGCCCCAATGCTGCTTAATATCTCCTTGCTGTAGTTCCTGAGAGGCGCGCTGCCGGTAATCATGGCTTTGTTCAGTCGGTGGAGAGCTGTTTCATCCTGTACGGCTCCATA
This window contains:
- a CDS encoding response regulator: MRKVDSKVATEEILQNIERRDLIKAKIVLTYFDHFDLESQRRILYKLCKCDDDLAIILLVSLATSHPQVIEFYPTLIETILAKALNSPDTVVQQIKNPSVEQIYYIQLAGSIRLQQATHPLLHLLTNTDDVTVLQTALESLGAIGSHEAVAGIAAFMGTDNQPLLLTAIQALGEIGTPDAIGLLAQGLGRNESTDCFILDVYGAVQDETALHRLNKAMITGSAPLRNYSKEILSSIGAKAVPLLTENLEISDVDLQIHSLNLLQEIGDKAALQPIRNLINSQPKNANVRFAAYEALASLPRRTGDYVLAGGLNDPVEDVRLAAAQAIDHNLDKILLTGIKNMVSRGDAEAAQIIKAVINAKAQNLYMGLIEVPFFQEVAGEYLATKAHPDIKGLFVALLQRQGRDDIAELIFSRAAAAQKSQLHGKICAVDDSKMILNIYRKILHDIGYEPVLFEYPAEALNWLQGEKPLAVCTDLNMPEITGIELTRKVREKYGKQELPIIMVTTQDDAQDHQLASDAGVNAVMGKPFDVEKLQYLLNQLLVGERRNGHG